ACCACTCCGACAGCTCCAAAGGCCAGTGCCACTAAATTATGCTTAAGCAAATTGGCTTTGTTTTTGCAGCTCTTCTTCTCTCTGTTAACGCCTATTCCGCTCACTGCCTTTTTACTCCACCAGAAAAGTGGGAGTTTGCTGATCCAACCTACCTCTCCCCACGCGTCGTCGTCGGCTTCATCGGAGAGCTCCGTAAAAATTTTCGCCCCTCTTTAAATCTCTCTATCGAAGATGGCGTCGAGGTCGAAATTGGAGAGTATTTAAAATCTGTTAAAGCCCTCCACGAAAAAGAGCCAGGAAGAAGATGGAGAGACTTGGGCTCCTTTTCAACTTTGGCAGGACAAGCCCACCTCACCTCACTAGACACTAAAGCAAAAAACGGCGAAGCGAGACTTTTGCAACTCATCCTCTTAAGAGACAAGAAGGCCTATACACTTACTGCCGCTGTTTCCAAAGAGGAGTTCTTCGACTACTACAAGGATTTTGAAAAGACCTTTCGCTCCGTCCGCCTCGTTGATGACCTTTTGGACTCCCTGCAGGATCCCTCTAAAAAAGAGGCGTGCATTCTTGCAAAAAATCAACTTCGCAAGCAGTGGAATGATAGTCGAGAGAAGTTCTCTTCATCCGAAACACATTTTACAGACCAGACCTTCCAAAAAGAGGTGTGGATCCCCTTTCAACAGCGCATCGCGAATGAGACGAGCGAATGGGGCCCTTACGGCCAGCTCGCTTTTCTCCTTGAGACGCAACAAGAACTTTTTAACTGAGGTTTTTCATGGGCAGAGGTTTTATCTCTACTTTTATCGCCTGCACTCTTCTCTTGTCTAACACAAGTTATGCTGCTACCAGCCCCGAGGGCGAAACCATACGCGGACCTAAACGGGTCAGCAAGCTCCCTCCCGAAAACAAGTACAATCCAAAGAAGTGGAGCAAGTATGCCATTGCAGCTGGTGCTGTGATCATCGCTGTTGTGACTCTCGTTCTTGTCTCTCGTCATCACAAAGACCATGAACACCACAAGCACCATCACCACTAGATGTTGCTATACCTTCTTTCTGCTTCTAGGCCTCCTCTTTGCGACTGCATGTGCAAAAGAGGATAATTGGGCGCTAAATAGCGTGAGAAGTGGAAGCGCACCTTTTAGCTCTACAAAACTCAGCTATCCTGCAAAAGATAAGATCAATGGAATTGGATTCGAACTCCTCTCCACGAGTGAAAAGATACGCATCTATTTAAATGTTCATTCTGAAGCAGTTCCAGCCTACGAAGGCGACACCCAGAAAGCCCTTGTAAGAATCGCTACAAAAAATAGAAAACAGGTGATTCTCGCCCATCGGCGCTCTGGGGGCCAGAGACTCCTTCTCCCCGAATCGATCTACCCATTCATCCTTGCAACTCTTGAAAATGGACACTCTATTACTTTTCAAATTCCCGGTTACATAGCAACTATTGAACCCGAAGGATTTTCAAAAAATTTCGAGAAGATGCAGCACCCCTCGCGCCTACAGGAACTATCCACCCGTTTTGAAAGCTTTGATTTTTGAGGAGTTTTTGGCACAATGAAGGGAAATATTTGGAGGCCACTATGAACAAGTTAGAGCAGCTCAAGAAGATGACCGTCGTCGTTTCAGATACTGGCGAATTTGGAGAGATCAAAAAATACCACCCCACCGATGCCACCACAAACCCCTCCCTCATCTTCGCTGCCGCCTCCATGGCTGAGTATCAGCCACTTCTAAAGGACGCAGTTGCCTATGGAAAGAAGCTCGGCAAAACGCGAGATGAGCAGAAGAGACTCGTGCTCGATAAGGTCTTTGTCAACTTTGGTCTTGAAATTCTAAAAATCGTCCCTGGACGAGTTTCAACAGAGGTCGATGCTCGCCTCTCTTTTGATGTGAAAGGAAGCGTTGAAAAAGCGAGAACGCTCATTAAATTGTACGAAGCTGCGGGAATCGATCGCAAACGCGTTCTTATTAAGCTCGCCTCCACTTGGGAAGGGATCCAAGCTTGTGCTGAGCTGGAGAAAGAGGGCATCCACTGCAATATGACCCTGATGTTTAGCCTTCCACAGGCGATCGGCTGTGCAGATGCGAAAGCGACCCTTATCTCCCCTTTCGTCGGCCGAATCCTCGACTGGTATAAAAAACACGAGGGAAAGGAGTCCTACCCTCCTGCAGAAGACCCAGGCGTTCTCTCCGTACAACAGATCTACAACTATTATAAAAAGATGGGTGTAAAAACTCAGATCATGGGGGCTAGCTTCCGCAACGTCGATGAGATCATCGAACTAGCCGGCTGCGACCTGCTTACCATCGCTCCAAAGCTTTTAGAAGAGCTTCAGAAGGCTGAGGGCACCATCAACAGAAAACTCGATGCCGAAGCTTCGAAAAAAATGAACATCGACAAGATCGAGATGGATGAGAAGACCTTCCGCTGGATGTTTAATGAGAATGCGATGGCCAACGACAAGCTCGCAGAGGGCATTCGCAACTTTAGCAAGGATATCGTGAAGCTCGAAAAACTCATCGAACAGATGCTTTAAAAAAGGAAGATTACAATGGCATTCGCTCTCAACAATGAATTTTATCGTCAAAACCCAGTGGCTGTTCACGCCGCAGTAGGAACGCTTGTAGGCGCAGCCACCACCTCTCTATTTACTTCTGTTGCAGTCATTCCAGGTGCTATCTTCGGAGCCACCTTCTACTTTGTACAAATTCTTACAGATATCGCGCTTCAAGGCCACCTAAGAGACAGCCCAGTCCTGAGAGCGATCAGAGTCGCTCTTCCCCTTCTTGCCGCTATCTTTGCTGCAGTAGCGGTTGTGGCGCTACTGGGATTTAAGCTCTCTCTCCAAGTGGGTGCGGGCTTCTCGCTTGCAATGATCGTATCTTACGTCGGTTTAGGCCTCCTCGCCGAGTTCTACCAACAAAACTGCGTTTAAAGAAAAGGGAGATCGGGCGCGGGCACGCACACGGGCACGTTCACGAAGGAAAGGAAAGAATTCTATCTTCCTTCCCTCCTCTTTTCCCGCCCCCTCTTTCGTGAACGTGCCCGTGTGCGTGCCCGCGCCCGATCTTCTTCCCCTCCTCTTTTCCCGATCCTTGATTATAAAAAAAAGCCCTTTCGATCGCTAGATCGAAAGGGCTTTTTGCTCTGAATCGAAGAGTGTTTTTAGTCTTCGAAAGCAAACTCCAGGCGCTCTTCCACATCGCGGTCGACGTTCTTCTTGACGCGGTTCTGGTACTCCCAGAAGCCGGTACCGCCAGGAATCATGTGTCCCATGATTAGGTTAGCTTTAAAGTCGAGCAGGTAGTCGGTCTTACCTTCTGTCGCAGCTTCTGTAAGAACACGTGTTGTCTCTTGGAACGATGCCGCAGAGACGAACGAGTCGGTTCCAAGAGAAGCCTTGGTGATACCGAGGAGAACTGGTGCCGCTTGTGACGGTCTTCCACCCTCTTCGATAACTTTTCTGTTCTGGTTGTGGAAGTTCTTCTTATCCACATCTTCACCATACAGGAAGGTAGTATCGCCCGGATCGGTAACACGGACTTTCTGGAGCATCTGGCGAACGATGATCTCGATGTGCTTATCGTTGATGTCCACACCCTGTAGGCGATAGACCTCTTGCACCTGGTTAACGAGATACTTCTGAAGCTCTCGAACTCCGCAAATTTCCAGAATCTCGTGAGGAACAACAAGACCATCGGTCAACTGCTGGCCTTTCACAACGTGGTCGCCGCGCTGGATGATAAGGTGCTTTGTGAGCGGAATGAGGTGCTCCTCTTCCATTCCCGTCTCCTCATCTCGAACAACGACAATACGCTTGTTCTTCTGGATGCCGCGGAAGTCGACAACGCCATCGATTTTGGCAATTTCTGCCGCATCTTTAGGTTTGCGAGCTTCAAAGAGTTCAGCCACACGAGGAAGACCCCCGGTGATGTCCTTTGTCTTAATCGCGCCGCGAGGGAGTCTTGCCAACAGCATACCTGCTGAAACATACTGCCCCTCTTGAACCGAAATGAAGGCTCCTGAAGGAATTCCATAGGTTCCAACGAGCTCTGTGCATTCAGGATCTGCGTAGATGACGATCTGAGGATGGAGCTCTCCACGGTGCTGCTTCACAACCAGCTCGGTCTGACCGGTCTGCTTGTTCACATCGCGCTGGGTCGAGATCCCTTCAACAAGATCTTCATATTTTACATAACCTGGGCGTTCGCAAATAATTGGAACGTTATGCTGCTCCCAAAGGGCGATCTTAACACCCTTCTTCACCTTAGCGCCGTCGGTCAGAAGAATCTTCGTGCCGAGTTCAACGGTAAAGGTCTGTAGAGGCTCGATCGACTTCGTGCTGAGAAGCTTCTTATACTCATCTAAGCTGCGTCCCTCATCGCGAACGATGTGGAGAGTGCCGTTCTTGTTGAGTACAAGCCATGCGCCCTCTTCGTTCTGCACAACGCGCAGATTCATGTAGATGAGGATACCCTCTTGCTCGACAATAAGCTCTGGGCTTACGTTTGCAGAAGCGATACCTCCCAAGTGGAACGTTCTCATCGTGAGCTGCGTTCCAGGTTCTCCAATCGACTGAGCAGCGATGATACCCACCGCTTCACCCAGACCAACTACAGAGCCGACAGCGAGGTTAATGCCGTAGCACTTGGTGCAGACGCCGCGTCTAGATTCGCAAGTGAGAGCTGAGCGGATTCTCACCGACTCAATTCCCGCATCATCGATCGCTTCAGCTTGGCGAACTGTGATTACATCGCCAGCTTTTGCGAGCATCTTCTTGCTATCGCCGGGCTGATAGAGATCGTCGCAGACTGTACGTCCAAAGATTCTATCTTTAATTGGAAGAAGCTCTTCCTGGCCCTGCTTAATTGCAGCTACTTCGATACCACTGAGAGTTCCGCAATCTGCTTCTGTTACGATCACATCCTGTGCAACGTCGACAAGTCTTCGAGTCAAGTAGCCAGAGTCAGCTGTTTTAAGAGCGGTATCGGCAAGACCCTTACGAGCACCGTGCGAGGAGATGAAGTACTCAAGAACGCGCAAGCCTTCTCGGAAGCTCGCTGTAATCGGAGATTCGATAATCTCCCCTGACGGCTTAGCCATCAGACCGCGAAGCGCTCCAAGCTGCTTAACCTGCGTTTTTGTACCGCGGGCACCAGAATCCATCATCAGGAAGAGCGGGTTTAACTCCGCAGCCTTCGGCTCAGAGATCAGCTTAAATAGCTCCTCTGAAAGAACATCCGAAACTTCCGTCCAGACGCTGATGATCTTAGATTTGCGCTCGCCATCTGTGATGATACCATCTTCGTACTGGCGCTTGACCAGCTCAATTTTCGCATAGGCAGCTTCAATAACTTTCGCTTTGTTTGCAGGAATTCGAACGTCGCAGACTCCCATTGAGAGAGCAGCTTTTGTCGATTCCGCGAAGCCTAGGTTTTTGAGATTGTCAAGGAAACGAACAGTCGCTTCAAGACCCACTTTCTTATAAGTTTCGAGTACCAGTTCACTCATCTTCTTCTTGCGAAGAGAGTAGTTCTGGAAGCCGAGCTCTTTAGGAACAATGGTATTGAAAAGAACGCGCCCTGGGGTTGTCTCAATAATGCCGCTCTCGAGCTTCAACTTGATCTTCTCATGAATGCGAAGACCTCTGCCTAACTCGTCGCGTCTCTCTCCCTCTTTTATTCCCTTCTCAAAACGGTTATAGCTTCCGCCCGAGTGGAGAGAGAGGAGAACCTCTTCCGCATTTCTAAAGATTTTTGTCTTCTGGCCATGCTCTTCTGGGACATAGGTTGGATCGTACATCAGGTAGTAGAGACCCAAGATCATATCCTGCGAAGGCACTGCTGCTGGCTTACCTGATGAAGGCAGGAAGATATTATCTGGCGCCATCATCAGTAGTTTAGCTTCTAGCTGTGCTTCAATAGATAGAGGCACGTGAACCGCCATCTGGTCACCGTCGAAGTCGGCGTTAAAGGCCGTACAAACGAGAGGGTGAATGCGGAGCGCTCGTCCCTCGATCAGAACAGGTTCGAAAGCCTGGATACCCAGTCTGTGAAGTGTTGGAGCTCGGTTTAGAAGAACCGGATGTCCCTTAATGATCTCATCAAGAACGTCCCATACCTCTGGGGCCTGTCTCTGAATCATCTTCTTCGCAGAGCGAATTGTGTAGACGTAACCGAGATCTTTAAGACGCTTAACAATAAACGGTTCAAAAAGCTCAAGAGCCATCTGCTTTGGCAGACCGCACTGGTTAAACTTCAGCTCAGGACCGACGATAATTACAGAGCGGCCAGAATAGTCTACGCGCTTACCGAGTAGATTCTGACGGAAACGACCCTGCTTACCTTTCAACATCTCTGAAAGAGCTTTAAGAGGTCTGTTACCTGCGCCCATTACAGGGTGCCCGTGACGACCGTTATCGAAGAGAGCATCGACAGCTTCCTGGAGCATGCGCTTTTCGTTGCGCACAATCACATCAGGAGTTTTGAGCTTCAAGATCGATTTTAGACGATTGTTACGGTTGATTACGCGGCGATAGAGATCATTCAGATCCGAGGTCGCAAAACGCCCGCCATCTAGGGGAACGAGAGGACGTAGATCTGGTGGAATGACCGGAACTGCAGCGATAACCATCCAGTCTGGACGGTTAGGAGATGAGGTAAATCCCTCTACAATCTTCAGTCTCTTTGCGAGCTTCATCCGCGCTTGCATAGACTTGGTCTTGCGCAGCTTGTCTTTCAGATCCGTAACGAGAGCGTCCAAATCTTCTTTTTCAAGAAGTTGGCTTACAGCCTCGCCGCCCATTTTTGCGACAAAGGCATCTGTGCCCCACTTCTCTTGAGCTTCGCGGTATTCAGCATCGTTCAGAAGCTGCTTTCTCTCCAGAGTCGTACGACCTGGATCGACAACGACATACTCTTCGTAGTAGATGACGCGCTCGAGATCGCTCGTGGTCATACCGAGAATATTGCCGATGCGAGAAGGCATCGTTTTAAAGAACCAGATATGCACAACAGGAACTGCGAGCTCGATGTGAGCCATTCTCTCGCGTCTAACTTTAGAGAGTGTTACCTCGACGCCGCATCTGTCGCAGACAATGCCCTTGTGTTTAATCTTCTTGTATTTTCCGCAAGCACACTCCCAGTCGCGTGTAGGACCGAAAATCTTTTCGCAGAACAGCCCGCCTTTTTCAGGTTTAAATGTGCGGTAGTTGATGGTCTCCGGTTTCTTGATCTCACCTCGCGACCACTCATTGCGTATCACATCTTCGGAAGCGATCTTAATGGTGAGCTGGTCGAACTGAGACGTTTTAAACTCTTCTTCTGCCATGAACATCCCCTAAAATTGAACTTTTTTTTACCCAATCGGGCTTAAAGTGTGTCTGCAGGACATCCGCCCTGCAGACAGCTCTTTTAATCTTTCTTTGCGTGCTCTGGACGTACATCTAAGCACAGACCCTGCATCTCTTTCACAAGTACGTTGAAAGATTCAGGTGTTCCAGCACACAAGATGTTATCCCCTTTCACAATCGACTCGTAGATGCGGGTACGGCCGGCGACATCGTCCGACTTAACCGTTAGCATCTCTTGGAGAAGATGCGCTGCTCCATAAGCCTCGAGCGCCCACACCTCCATCTCCCCGAATCGCTGTCCCCCCATCTGAGCCTTACCACCGAGCGGCTGCTGGGTAACAAGGGAGTAGGGTCCAATCGAACGAGCGTGGATCTTGTCTGCGACAAGGTGGCTCAGTTTGAGCATGTAAATGTATCCAACGACGACGCGGTTATCAAAGCGCTCGCCTGATCTTCCGTCATAGAGGAACATCTTTCCATCAGCTGGAAGGTTCTGTTCACGCATCATCTGCCAGATGCGCGACTCTGGGAAGCCTTCAAACACCGAGCTCTTCACATAGATTCCAGCCTTTCTAGCTGCAAAACCTAGGTGCGTCTCGAGAAGCTGACCCATATTCATACGAGAAGGTACGCCGAGAGGATTCAAAATCATCTCGATCGACTGCCCGTTTGATAAGTATGGCATATCGCCTTCGGGGACAATTTTGGAAACAACGCCCTTGTTACCGTGGCGTCCTGCCATCTTATCGCCCACTTCGAGCTTACGCTTCGAAGCGATATAGACCTTCACTTGGCGGATGACGCCAGGATCGAGCTCGATATCCCCTTTTCGGGTAAATTCAACTTCTGTCTTGTGCTGAGACTGCAATGTCTGCAGTGCGACATCATACTCACGGAGCAGAGCTTTAAGCGTATTGTACACTTCATGATCTGACATGAGCAGGTCTTCTGCTTTCTCACTCTCAAGAGTTTCGATCATATCCTGAGTAATCGTCTCGCCAGACTTAATGAGGACCTCTCCAGTCTTGCGATGCATGATGTGGCCAGGAGAGACCTCTCCGAGGAGAAGAGCTCCGAGCTTCTCGTGGAACTCGATTAGCAGTTCAGCTTCTTTTGCTTTGTAGTCGTGGTGGATATCCTTCACGCGGCTCGCCTCTTCAACGAGCTCGTCATCCGTTTTAGAGAGACGATCTCTACGGCTGAAGACTTTAACATCCATTACAACGCCGGCAGTTCCTGGAGGAACTGTAAGAGAAGCATCTTTAACATCAGCTGCTTTCTCGCCGAAGATCGCTCTGAGAAGACGCTCTTCAGGAGCAAGTTCTGTCTCAGATTTCGGTGTGATCTTTCCAACGAGAATATCCCCTGTCTTCACCTCAGCGCCGATGCGGATAATCCCATCTTCGCCTAGGTTAGCAAGCGCCTCTTCCGAAACGTTAGGAATATCGCGTGTGATCTCCTCTTTGCCGAGCTTAGTATCACGTGCAGTAAGTTCAAACTCTTCGAGGTAGATAGAGGTGTAGTAGTCCTCTCTCAGCAGCTTCTCAGAGATAAGGATCGCATCCTCGTAGTTGTAACCGCACCAGGGCATGAATGCCACAAGCACGTTCTTACCGAGAGCGATCTCTCCTTTATCTGTAGAAGGTCCGTCCGCGATGACATCCCCTGCTTTTACCTTGTCTCCTACTGAGCAGAGCGGCGTCTGGTTGATGCAGCTTCCTGAGTTGGAGCGAAGGAACTTTCTTAAAACATAGGTCTTCTTATTGAGCGGGTTAGCAGCAGATGCGACGACGATCTTGTAGCCGTCGACATACTCTACAACTCCATTCTCTTCCGCAACGACAACAGCTCCGGAGTCGCGCGCTGAGCGCAGCTCAAGACCTGTTCCTACAATCGGCGCATCAGTGATGAGTAGAGGCACTGCTTGCCTTTGCATGTTCGATCCCATCAGCGCGCGGTTCGCATCATCGTGCTCGAGGAAGGGAATTAGACCCGTTACAATCGATACGAGCTGCTTTGGAGAGACGTCCATGTGCGTCACTTTTTCAGTCTCGATCTTTAACGACTCGCCTTTAAAGCGTGCCCAGCAGATCGGCTCGACAAACATGTTATGTTCGTCAAGAGGCGCAGAGGCCTGAGCGATCACACAGTTCTCCTCTTGGTCAGCTGTCATATACTCGATCTCATCGATGACAACCCCGTCACGAACCATGCGATAAGGGGTCTCGATGAAGCCGAACTCGTTAATCTTAGCGAACGCAGAGAGAGAGGTGATAAGACCGATGTTTGGACCTTCTGGGGTCTCAATCGGGCAGATCCTTCCATAGTGGCTAGGATGAACGTCGCGCACTTCAAATCCAGCTCTTTCTCTGTTAAGACCGCCTGGCCCGAGAGAAGAGAGACGGCGTTTGTGCGTCAGCTCGGCAATTGGGTTGGCCTGGTCCATGAACTGAGAGAGTTGAGAGCGGCCGAAGAAGTCTTTCAGAACGCCAGCAAGTCCCTTCGCAGAGACGATCTTGCCTGGAGTCAGAGTATCGGAAGAGAAGTCGAATAGGTTGACTCTCTCTTTAATAATCTTCTCCATTCTCGCAAGGCCGATACGGCACTGGTTCTGGATAAGCTCTCCAACAGAACGTACACGTCTATTGCCCAAATGATCAATGTCATCGACGTTTGCTGCCTCATCGCCTTTCTTTAAGCGAATCAGGTACTTGATCGCGCCGATAACATCTTCTTTACGCAGAGTGACGTTTGCTAGCTCTTCGTCAGAAGTTTCGAGTCCGAGTTTTCGATTCAATTTATATCTTCCTACGCGTCCTAAATTGTAACGTTTAGGATCGAAGAAGAGTCTCATAATTGCAGATCTTGCGTTAGATAGAGTTGCAGGCTCGCCTGGGCGGATCTTCCTGTAGAACTCTTTTAGAGCCGACTCGTAGGAGTCTGTCGTATCTTTTGCAAGCATCTTAATAACAGGGCTAGTCTCATCAGCATCTTCAGCGATACGAACAGCGGCAACCGACGCATCGAGCATGCGCTTAAGCATTGCTGTTGTCAGCTTCTCAGAAGCCTTTCCATAGACTACGCCGCTCTCTTCGTCGACGACATCTTCTGCGAGAATTTTTCCGACCAGCTTAGGAAAGTCTTTATCGGAACGGATCTTGACCTTAACTGTGCTAAAAAACTCTTCAATAATATCTGCATCTGATGAGTAACCAAGAGTACGGATAAACGAGGTAGCAAGAATCTTGCGTCTGCGTTTTTTGCGATCGATATAGATGTAAATAAGATCATTAGTGTCAAACGCGCCTTCAAGCCAGCTTCCGCGATAAGGGATAATTCTAAAGGAGTAGATCATCATTCCTTTCGGATGACGCTCTTGCTCAAAAGCGATACCAGGAGAACGGTGCAGCTGAGATACGATTACACGTTCAGCTCCGTTGATGATAAAGGTACCCTTGTCGGTCATTACGGGAATAGTTCCCATATAGACCTCTTCCTCTTTAATACCCGTCTCATCTGTAAGCCGAAATTTGACTTTGAGTGTGACGTTGAAAGTGATTCCGCGACGGATACACTCTTCTGGGGTGTATTTAGGAACACCTAGGCTATAAGCGAGAAACTCTAAAATCGTCTTCTCGTCATAGGACTTGATAGGGAAGATCTCTGTAAAAACTTCTTGAAGCCCTACATTTAAACGCTCATGCGGCAGCAGATGCGCCTGCAAGAACTGATGGTAGGATTTAATCTGTACTTCAATCAGGTTAGGAAGATCAATGATCTCTTCCGTAGCTTTAGAACTTACCCGTTGAGGGGGCCTTTTTAACATCGATATGGCTCCTAAGTAGTGACTCACCAAAAAGATCAAACTGCAAATTTTTAAATACACAAGTGAGTAGGAGAGCAAAGTGCTCCTACTCACCCATTAACTTCTCTAAAAACTAAGTAATTACAGACCAGTTAGCGTTACTTTTCCGCCAGCAGCTGCAACTTTCTTAGAGATCTCTTCAGCTTCAGCTTTCGCACAGCTCTCTTTGAGAACTTTTGGAGCGCCGTCGACGAGATCTTTCGCTTCTTTCAGTCCAAGACCTGTAGCTTCGCGAACGACTTTAATTACGCCGATCTTCTTGTCAGCTGGAGTCTCTTCGAGAGTCACTTTGAATTCAGTTGACTCAGAAGCAGCAGCGCCTGCAGCAGCTTGAGGTGCAGCAGCAACCATCATCGGTGCAGCAGCAGCAGCGGCTTTTACGCCCCACTTGTCTTCTAAAGCTGCTTTCAGTTTTGACATATCCAACACGCTGAGTTGGCTTAGAGCTTCTACCAGTTGTTCTACGTTTTGTGTACTCACGGAATTACCTCACTTGATTAAAAAAAATAAATTTATGAGCTGCTTTGACTCTTGTTTTCTACGCAATAAATAACACTTGTCAGAAGTGCCTGCATAACGGCAAGAGTCTGACCTAATGGAGCTTCCAGTGTAGCTAGGAATTGCGCGCGCATCTCGAGTTGAGATGGGAGCTTCGAAATCTGCTCTACATCTTTAGCAGAAACGATCTTCCCTTCAAATTGTCCACCGAGAACTTGAAATACCTCTGCATTCTCTTTCGAGAACTCGTAGAAAGCTTTTGTTGTTTGCACAACGTCAGCATCTGCAAAGACAACCCCGATATGACCTTTGAGAGTCTCACCATCCAAACTAATCCCAGCGGCCTGTGCAGCTTTTATTAGAATGCGTTTGCGTACGACTTCAAAGCTACCACCTGACTTACCAAGCGACTGCCTAAAATGAGCAGATACGTTTGGGCTCAAACGGCTATACTTTGTTAGAACGAAAGCTTTAGAGCTGTCGATCTTCTGTTTAATTTCATCTAGAAGCAGTTGTTTTTCTGGTCTCATATCGCCTTAGCCTTTCAAATCTCTGAAATTGAATTTAGATCGATCTTCAAACCAGGTCCCATCGTTGAGGCAAGCGACAGGGATTTGAGATAATGGCCCTTTGCTGTTGGCGGCTTCGCTCTCGAGATAGCCGTCAGCAGTGCGAGCGCGTTCTCTTTTAACTTATCAGTCGAGAATGAGAGTTTTCCCACGAGTGAGTTGACCACACCGTGTTTATCGCTCTTAAACTCGATCTTGCCGGCTTTAGCTTCAACCACAGCTTTAGCTACGTCGGCAGTAACAGTTCCGGCCTTAGG
Above is a genomic segment from Chlamydiales bacterium containing:
- the rpoB gene encoding DNA-directed RNA polymerase subunit beta, which encodes MLKRPPQRVSSKATEEIIDLPNLIEVQIKSYHQFLQAHLLPHERLNVGLQEVFTEIFPIKSYDEKTILEFLAYSLGVPKYTPEECIRRGITFNVTLKVKFRLTDETGIKEEEVYMGTIPVMTDKGTFIINGAERVIVSQLHRSPGIAFEQERHPKGMMIYSFRIIPYRGSWLEGAFDTNDLIYIYIDRKKRRRKILATSFIRTLGYSSDADIIEEFFSTVKVKIRSDKDFPKLVGKILAEDVVDEESGVVYGKASEKLTTAMLKRMLDASVAAVRIAEDADETSPVIKMLAKDTTDSYESALKEFYRKIRPGEPATLSNARSAIMRLFFDPKRYNLGRVGRYKLNRKLGLETSDEELANVTLRKEDVIGAIKYLIRLKKGDEAANVDDIDHLGNRRVRSVGELIQNQCRIGLARMEKIIKERVNLFDFSSDTLTPGKIVSAKGLAGVLKDFFGRSQLSQFMDQANPIAELTHKRRLSSLGPGGLNRERAGFEVRDVHPSHYGRICPIETPEGPNIGLITSLSAFAKINEFGFIETPYRMVRDGVVIDEIEYMTADQEENCVIAQASAPLDEHNMFVEPICWARFKGESLKIETEKVTHMDVSPKQLVSIVTGLIPFLEHDDANRALMGSNMQRQAVPLLITDAPIVGTGLELRSARDSGAVVVAEENGVVEYVDGYKIVVASAANPLNKKTYVLRKFLRSNSGSCINQTPLCSVGDKVKAGDVIADGPSTDKGEIALGKNVLVAFMPWCGYNYEDAILISEKLLREDYYTSIYLEEFELTARDTKLGKEEITRDIPNVSEEALANLGEDGIIRIGAEVKTGDILVGKITPKSETELAPEERLLRAIFGEKAADVKDASLTVPPGTAGVVMDVKVFSRRDRLSKTDDELVEEASRVKDIHHDYKAKEAELLIEFHEKLGALLLGEVSPGHIMHRKTGEVLIKSGETITQDMIETLESEKAEDLLMSDHEVYNTLKALLREYDVALQTLQSQHKTEVEFTRKGDIELDPGVIRQVKVYIASKRKLEVGDKMAGRHGNKGVVSKIVPEGDMPYLSNGQSIEMILNPLGVPSRMNMGQLLETHLGFAARKAGIYVKSSVFEGFPESRIWQMMREQNLPADGKMFLYDGRSGERFDNRVVVGYIYMLKLSHLVADKIHARSIGPYSLVTQQPLGGKAQMGGQRFGEMEVWALEAYGAAHLLQEMLTVKSDDVAGRTRIYESIVKGDNILCAGTPESFNVLVKEMQGLCLDVRPEHAKKD
- the rplL gene encoding 50S ribosomal protein L7/L12; this translates as MSTQNVEQLVEALSQLSVLDMSKLKAALEDKWGVKAAAAAAPMMVAAAPQAAAGAAASESTEFKVTLEETPADKKIGVIKVVREATGLGLKEAKDLVDGAPKVLKESCAKAEAEEISKKVAAAGGKVTLTGL
- the tal gene encoding transaldolase; the encoded protein is MNKLEQLKKMTVVVSDTGEFGEIKKYHPTDATTNPSLIFAAASMAEYQPLLKDAVAYGKKLGKTRDEQKRLVLDKVFVNFGLEILKIVPGRVSTEVDARLSFDVKGSVEKARTLIKLYEAAGIDRKRVLIKLASTWEGIQACAELEKEGIHCNMTLMFSLPQAIGCADAKATLISPFVGRILDWYKKHEGKESYPPAEDPGVLSVQQIYNYYKKMGVKTQIMGASFRNVDEIIELAGCDLLTIAPKLLEELQKAEGTINRKLDAEASKKMNIDKIEMDEKTFRWMFNENAMANDKLAEGIRNFSKDIVKLEKLIEQML
- a CDS encoding 50S ribosomal protein L10, with protein sequence MRPEKQLLLDEIKQKIDSSKAFVLTKYSRLSPNVSAHFRQSLGKSGGSFEVVRKRILIKAAQAAGISLDGETLKGHIGVVFADADVVQTTKAFYEFSKENAEVFQVLGGQFEGKIVSAKDVEQISKLPSQLEMRAQFLATLEAPLGQTLAVMQALLTSVIYCVENKSQSSS
- the rpoC gene encoding DNA-directed RNA polymerase subunit beta'; translated protein: MFMAEEEFKTSQFDQLTIKIASEDVIRNEWSRGEIKKPETINYRTFKPEKGGLFCEKIFGPTRDWECACGKYKKIKHKGIVCDRCGVEVTLSKVRRERMAHIELAVPVVHIWFFKTMPSRIGNILGMTTSDLERVIYYEEYVVVDPGRTTLERKQLLNDAEYREAQEKWGTDAFVAKMGGEAVSQLLEKEDLDALVTDLKDKLRKTKSMQARMKLAKRLKIVEGFTSSPNRPDWMVIAAVPVIPPDLRPLVPLDGGRFATSDLNDLYRRVINRNNRLKSILKLKTPDVIVRNEKRMLQEAVDALFDNGRHGHPVMGAGNRPLKALSEMLKGKQGRFRQNLLGKRVDYSGRSVIIVGPELKFNQCGLPKQMALELFEPFIVKRLKDLGYVYTIRSAKKMIQRQAPEVWDVLDEIIKGHPVLLNRAPTLHRLGIQAFEPVLIEGRALRIHPLVCTAFNADFDGDQMAVHVPLSIEAQLEAKLLMMAPDNIFLPSSGKPAAVPSQDMILGLYYLMYDPTYVPEEHGQKTKIFRNAEEVLLSLHSGGSYNRFEKGIKEGERRDELGRGLRIHEKIKLKLESGIIETTPGRVLFNTIVPKELGFQNYSLRKKKMSELVLETYKKVGLEATVRFLDNLKNLGFAESTKAALSMGVCDVRIPANKAKVIEAAYAKIELVKRQYEDGIITDGERKSKIISVWTEVSDVLSEELFKLISEPKAAELNPLFLMMDSGARGTKTQVKQLGALRGLMAKPSGEIIESPITASFREGLRVLEYFISSHGARKGLADTALKTADSGYLTRRLVDVAQDVIVTEADCGTLSGIEVAAIKQGQEELLPIKDRIFGRTVCDDLYQPGDSKKMLAKAGDVITVRQAEAIDDAGIESVRIRSALTCESRRGVCTKCYGINLAVGSVVGLGEAVGIIAAQSIGEPGTQLTMRTFHLGGIASANVSPELIVEQEGILIYMNLRVVQNEEGAWLVLNKNGTLHIVRDEGRSLDEYKKLLSTKSIEPLQTFTVELGTKILLTDGAKVKKGVKIALWEQHNVPIICERPGYVKYEDLVEGISTQRDVNKQTGQTELVVKQHRGELHPQIVIYADPECTELVGTYGIPSGAFISVQEGQYVSAGMLLARLPRGAIKTKDITGGLPRVAELFEARKPKDAAEIAKIDGVVDFRGIQKNKRIVVVRDEETGMEEEHLIPLTKHLIIQRGDHVVKGQQLTDGLVVPHEILEICGVRELQKYLVNQVQEVYRLQGVDINDKHIEIIVRQMLQKVRVTDPGDTTFLYGEDVDKKNFHNQNRKVIEEGGRPSQAAPVLLGITKASLGTDSFVSAASFQETTRVLTEAATEGKTDYLLDFKANLIMGHMIPGGTGFWEYQNRVKKNVDRDVEERLEFAFED